TTGTATATCACCAACAAAATCTCATACTGCAGCATAGTAGTAGCATCCGATCCGTGATCTTCACAGTTATGATGATAATGTTGTATAATgctctataataaattaataattatattatacttaatatataagataaaccCATACGGCCATACTCTATGGCACAACTtgccaataaaatatatgtgttgaatttcaaattgcatttttatattatatttcaattaaaaaatgactaCAGAAtagaaagtataaaataaaatacagaataattaaatatataccagggatggaaaacatttgaaaaatgaaactaaaacaaaataaaaaacaaaaataaattagcaatttaaaatgtttttgtaaaaacagAATTATTCTGATGGATAATTTAGATTATTCTAAGTATTAAGTCTGTTTATACAAACATATTGATTGTGATgagtaaaaatttaatgttgctcattgttaaaattaatttttattttttaccctaAGGGCTAAGAATAATAACGGCATAAAAAATgctagaaaatattatggttattaaaattacaatcataatcctcaataaatataaatcattattactattgtaaaattattataattattttaagtattgttattaacaaaaatattaatattaatataatattaattattatattatatcattatgttaaTACTGTTAATTgagtaactttaaaaaaaatattgtacaaaaaaaaaatgtttttaaaaatgtgtacttgTACCTACAGTTTtaggtaaaatgttttaaaatgttaacaaaaaagagaaaaataaaaatgttttccaaccactgataaaaatcatttaataataagtaagtaatgTGAAATgattatagacataatatttaatagatgaattatttttaccattattttattataaaatcttaatgaattaaataaacattaataagtgaataatataatgtaaaagctaaaatatatattatataaaaataaaaataaattttaaatgtattatacactttttttttaaatttaggcattttaaaaatataatatacttttcttCAGGTACAATAAAATTCTGCGTAAATAGCAGTGTAGTCTCATATTTTTTCTAACCATAAACTTAATACTAATGTAATTATTAGGGcccatgaatatattatgtatttatttttattagtaaaaaaataagctAGGCAAGACATACATTTGAATCTTAGCCTAATGATTTggtatgtaaaatttaattttgtatatttttgattattatattttagaatttttataacaaaaaaagtagTGTAAAACCTATGTAGTAGCTTAGTATACTTTAAGTATGCACTAACATCTTCAAATCTTTGATGTTTCCCTCGATtcaagaatatatattttatagaaaaccgATGtgaatttaagttataaaatgtacgtAAGTGGTAAAAAATGTAACTCTCAGGCAatacacacaaatattataaaaatgtatttttgttcataacttattatttagatGAGTGAATACTCAAAATACAATGTGCAATGTAATGAGTCAATGAGTTATACAAGTTCAGTGCAtagttaagttatttaatacaatattatatgtttataagtaTGTTTCAATTCAatgaatatagtttttttttcgatctTTCATATGTttatagtgtatatacctaatattcgggccctagtaattatatattatttttaattttatcataatacctatttaaaaattgaactttaaatatatttttgtagtacaaattattgtataagtaatattaatgttaagtCTATACCTGATTAATAGaattttcatcattttaaatcttaaataaaagAATGCACAGAGACTATATCATAATCAATGTTTGAATCGGAATCATCATTCTCATTAGCTACAGGAATGATTTGAACagtattatctaaataattgtcAGCATTATCATCATACAAAGACATTGCCTCATCGATATCAGACATTGTATGGACATATATTGTTTGGACATTGTCGTCTGTGAACGAAGTCTCAAAATCTTCATCTAATTGATCTGTCATTCTACTAAGTCCAAGATCATTTTCATCTTCAACAGGTACATCTAGCTGTACTTGTGGTGATACTTCTAATGGTGAGTAGAGGTatttcattacttttttcgGAGTACCTAGGTCTAATGATTTTTCTGGTTTTGGAGGATCAGGATCACTCTCTGAAGCACAAGGTTGCTTGCACTCGGTAATTTTTTCCTTTCCACCAGAATGTCCATACTTAGTATATTCTGTAGGATCAACTAATGGTTTTAAAAGATCAAATTCCTTTAAATTATCAGAGTCTGgaatttttgaactgtttatctttttatctttaatattcattgcattggtttttatatttttaatattttttgaaccaTTATTTATCTTCACTTCAAAATCTGTACTGTCAACATAGATAGGATCTATCTGCTCGATTTCAGTAtctatgaatatattttcatctGTACAATATTGTGTTTCAATTATAACTTCTTCAATTCCTGACTCAATTTCAGTTTTTTCTTCTTCTGTTATTGCATCCATTTctttcgataaaatattttcttctactTCGTTAGTTAAGTATTCTTCTTCAAAATCCTCAGGGTTGACATTTTGGGGTTTAATTATATCGTTGATTTGGCGATCAATAACctttttcaaatgttgacatttCTTTAAAAGCTTGTTACGTCTACCAAAAACATCATTTTCATAATGTTCAATCAGTTCTCTTATACCACCTTTTACACCAATCTGAAATGAACCACAAagcttaaattaattattacatttttttattaaactaataatacctTTATATGAGTTATTAActgtgaataaaaaatttttcattgatattaatatttattattttacagtatagatatttgaaattaataaatatattttttttgtcagaatatgttatttaaattgttatcctAAAGTACATTTGTCATTAAATAACcatacattattaggtataatgtacATTGCTAACTCAGACCCCTCTTTCTCtatttttacctacctaattaatttaaataatatcttgtaaaaccgaataatttttatgtaatttttctaaatgttaTTTGCTtttcttatacttttttttaaacgttaatgtCTTgctttagtatttttattataatactattgttattggGCTAATGCctgtatgtaattaaaataaataaaacataaatattaagctCACCTCTTGAAGACTATTATCAATTGGATCAACACTATCTGGATATGGGCTATTTGCTtgaatatcaaaatgttttttcataataagagccaatttttttacgtaatCAATAGCTACATCTGCTAAAACATATAAGCTCTCTTCGTTTGCTATACTAAATCCAGCATGAGCTGTGAATACTACAGAtcgttttaccattattttattcCAGTCATCACGATCAATTTGGTACTCGTTTTCCATAATACCATTTGCAAATCTAAAACGTTCGCTTCGAGTAAATTTTCGACGTGTCTGTTCAATTTGAGGAATAGGAGGCAATTGATTGTATTCAACCAATCCTGTTGGATCATCAGgtgtttttaaaacttttaaagctAAAAGATCcaactcattataatattcattaagatcaatattgtacattatatcgGGGTTAACAATATCTGGGTCTTCTACAAAATATTCAGTATTTTCGGTTTCTGGTTCTTCAtcagaaatttttaaatttgtgtactctgatatataatgtttaacataatCACAATcttctaaatttgatatttcaatATCTTGATTTAGTTCACTATTTTCTTGTTTACCACAATcgttcataaacattttattgtaaaaactaCTTATAAGTAGTACTTGTTGTTTTTTACTCAAATTAATATCATCTAAATCTTCATCATCAAGTAAACTAGGAAATTGACGTGAAGAAAAACCACAAGGTGAACCAGAGAAGCCGGTTGAACACGATGGACCAGGTATGCTTGTTGAACTAGATGGACCAGGTAAGTTGATTGAACCAGATGGACCAGCTATGCTGGTTGAACTCGATGGACCAGGTAAGTTTATTGAAGATGTTGGACCAGGTAAGTTGATTGAACCAGATAGGTTGGTTGAACATGATGGACCAGGTATGCTGGTTGAACTCGATGGACCAGGTAAGTTTATTGAAGATGATGGACCAGGTAAGTTGATTGAACCAGATGGATCAGGTATGCTGTTTGAACTCGATGGACCAGGTAAGTTTATTGAAGATGATGGACCAGGTAAGTTGATTGAACCAGATGGACCAGGTATGCTGGTTGAACTTGATGGACCAGGTAAGTTTGTTGAAGGTGTTGGACCAAGTATGATTGAATGTGGTGGGcgatatatttcatttaaagttaagttagtGTATTTTTGTAGATGTCTAATCATTTCTGGAGATACTTTCTGGACATCTGATTCTTCTTTAGTTTCTTTAACATTGGGAATTGGTTCGTTTATTTTAGAGCCAGAGGTGAACTTTGGTGATtttgaattagtatttttatccTCCTTATATTCTTTAGAAGTTGATAAACTTAAATCAAATTCAAGAGAGTGATCACTATCTTCATCAATTAACCATTCATCTTCTCCTTTATCACACAACGAATTTTCTGCCAATATACACATATTCCCCGTCTGTGTCACGGTCAAGTCTTCATCGATGTCAACATCATCTTCTTCATCGTCAACATTAAcatcttttttttcaattttttttacagtgaCACCAGAATCATCTGAATCATCAGAATTTAGTTTCTGATCTAGGATTTTTTCATTAGGTATGTTTACAGTGCATGGTTCATTTTCATCATTAAGTTCCATGATTCaatgaagtaaaatataaataattttactgacTTGTCTTTCCTAAAACAAAAGTAAaagcaatttaaatatatttaaatataatatgttgtattattagtttaaatgattaaaataaaataatcttattaaaaaaacataatttatatcactATGTAAAAGGCTAGTttagtaaattatgtaaaattacatAGTATTGATTTGGTTATTTAACTGTTGAACACTTGAACGCTTACCATTAGTCAATTCAAAGATCAAAGGAAATATTAAGCTGATTATTTTAGCATGTTTATCGTATGTTTATTTAACTATCTTTCATAAATATtgctaagggccgttcttacaatgtccggttaaagttaatcGACACTTAACCAGAcaaattctgccggtaataaaatctgttatcagtcggttaatCGACACTTTACCGGTCATTGTAAGAACGACCCTAGGTATATTACATCAATAAAACTCCACAAAAATTACTAAGTTGTTTTGACTACTAGTAAGTAATAGGTTATAGGTGcacatataacttataaaaataaccttTTGGTATACTACCTTTACTTGACGATTTGTCAAATAGTATGCAACAAAGGTATTAAAATGAGGTAAGCTTGGTTAATATCTCTAAGTCAAATCgtagaaaaatgaaataatcaacatttaagaTAGGTACGATGCCTTTATACTTTTTAGATAAGATtagattaaataaacatataatcaAATAGTAAGGACTAAGACCCCTTTGAAGTTCCATaatttctaacaaaataataacccGATATTAgagaaattattaatgttttgggttaggtaaattaaatcaaataaatgcgAGCAACTAACTTTGTAACCGTTTCAATTTATAGACGTATGGTACAATATTCTcagattttaaatgaaaacagtAATGACCAAAGATTGGATAGGTATGACAAAtgacaaatttgaatttaatatttttacataagtatTGAAGACTACACAAACATAACCAAGCCACTAATAGAATACacaacgtaaatattattatacaaccaaactaataa
This portion of the Acyrthosiphon pisum isolate AL4f chromosome A1, pea_aphid_22Mar2018_4r6ur, whole genome shotgun sequence genome encodes:
- the LOC100165925 gene encoding uncharacterized protein LOC100165925: MELNDENEPCTVNIPNEKILDQKLNSDDSDDSGVTVKKIEKKDVNVDDEEDDVDIDEDLTVTQTGNMCILAENSLCDKGEDEWLIDEDSDHSLEFDLSLSTSKEYKEDKNTNSKSPKFTSGSKINEPIPNVKETKEESDVQKVSPEMIRHLQKYTNLTLNEIYRPPHSIILGPTPSTNLPGPSSSTSIPGPSGSINLPGPSSSINLPGPSSSNSIPDPSGSINLPGPSSSINLPGPSSSTSIPGPSCSTNLSGSINLPGPTSSINLPGPSSSTSIAGPSGSINLPGPSSSTSIPGPSCSTGFSGSPCGFSSRQFPSLLDDEDLDDINLSKKQQVLLISSFYNKMFMNDCGKQENSELNQDIEISNLEDCDYVKHYISEYTNLKISDEEPETENTEYFVEDPDIVNPDIMYNIDLNEYYNELDLLALKVLKTPDDPTGLVEYNQLPPIPQIEQTRRKFTRSERFRFANGIMENEYQIDRDDWNKIMVKRSVVFTAHAGFSIANEESLYVLADVAIDYVKKLALIMKKHFDIQANSPYPDSVDPIDNSLQEIGVKGGIRELIEHYENDVFGRRNKLLKKCQHLKKVIDRQINDIIKPQNVNPEDFEEEYLTNEVEENILSKEMDAITEEEKTEIESGIEEVIIETQYCTDENIFIDTEIEQIDPIYVDSTDFEVKINNGSKNIKNIKTNAMNIKDKKINSSKIPDSDNLKEFDLLKPLVDPTEYTKYGHSGGKEKITECKQPCASESDPDPPKPEKSLDLGTPKKVMKYLYSPLEVSPQVQLDVPVEDENDLGLSRMTDQLDEDFETSFTDDNVQTIYVHTMSDIDEAMSLYDDNADNYLDNTVQIIPVANENDDSDSNIDYDIVSVHSFI